A single genomic interval of Musa acuminata AAA Group cultivar baxijiao chromosome BXJ3-4, Cavendish_Baxijiao_AAA, whole genome shotgun sequence harbors:
- the LOC135636845 gene encoding tryptophan synthase beta chain 1-like, producing MAATATSVLGNPNLGLTKPPPSAFFGVRVPPSLERPRRFSSAPRPALASAVSCTMTNGATVVEAAENRTPGVGLRPDPFGRFGRFGGKYVPETLMYALSELEAAFWAVSKDEDFQKELDGILKDYVGRESPLYFAERLTDHYRRPNGEGPHIYFKREDLNHTGAHKINNAVAQALLAKKLGKKRIIAETGAGQHGVATATVCARFGLECIVYMGAQDMERQALNVFRMRLLGAEVRAVHSGTATLKDATSEAIRDWVTNVETTHYILGSVAGPHPYPMMVREFHAVIGKETRKQALEKWGGKPDVLVACVGGGSNAMGLFHEFIDDTDVRLVGVEAAGFGLDSGKHAATLTKGEVGVLHGAMSYLLQDDDGQIIEPHSISAGLDYPGVGPEHSYLKDLGRAEYNSVTDQEALEAFKRVSRLEGIIPALETSHALAHLEVLCPTLPNGTKVVVCCSGRGDKDVQTAIKHLQL from the exons ATGGCTGCTACCGCGACTTCCGTCCTCGGAAACCCTAACCTCGGCCTCACCAAGCCGCCGCCGTCGGCCTTCTTCGGCGTGCGAGTTCCTCCGAGTCTTGAGAGGCCGAGGCGGTTTTCCTCCGCTCCGCGGCCGGCGCTCGCTTCTGCCGTGTCGTGCACGATGACCAATGGGGCCACGGTCGTTGAGGCGGCGGAGAACAGGACGCCCGGGGTCGGACTGAGGCCAGATCCGTTCGGCCGCTTCGGGCGGTTCGGGGGAAAGTACGTGCCGGAGACACTGATGTATGCACTCTCCGAGCTCGAGGCCGCGTTCTGGGCTGTCTCGAAGGATGAAGATTTCCAG AAAGAATTGGATGGGATTCTTAAAGATTATGTTGGCCGAGAAAGTCCGCTTTACTTTGCAGAACGGCTCACAGACCATTACAGGCGCCCTAATGGTGAGGGCCCACACATTTATTTTAAGAGGGAAGATCTCAATCATACTGGTGCCCACAAGATTAATAATGCTGTTGCACAAGCTTTACTTGCCAAAAAATTGGGAAAGAAGCGCATCATAGCTGAGACAGGTGCTGGTCAGCATGGAGTTGCCACAGCTACAGTATGCGCTAGATTTGGTTTGGAATGTATTGTCTATATGGGTGCCCAAGATATGGAGAGACAGGCCCTCAACGTGTTCAGAATGAGACTTCTTGGAGCAGAG GTAAGAGCTGTCCATTCTGGCACTGCTACACTAAAGGATGCCACTTCGGAGGCTATACGTGACTGGGTGACCAACGTAGAAACAACACATTACATTTTAGGGTCTGTTGCAGGCCCACATCCATATCCAATGATGGTTAGAGAATTTCATGCAGTAATTGGCAAAGAAACGAGAAAACAGGCATTAGAGAAATGGGGTGGGAAACCAGATGTGCTGGTTGCATGTGTTGGTGGTGGTTCAAATGCCATGGGACTCTTCCATGAATTTATTGATGATACAGATGTAAGGTTAGTCGGTGTAGAGGCAGCTGGATTTGGATTAGACAGCGGAAAGCATGCAGCAACTTTAACAAAGGGAGAGGTGGGGGTTCTTCATGGTGCCATGAGTTATTTGCTCCAGGATGATGATGGTCAGATAATTGAGCCCCATTCTATAAGTGCTGG TTTGGATTATCCTGGCGTTGGACCTGAGCATAGCTATTTGAAGGATCTTGGACGTGCTGAATACAATAGCGTCACAGATCAAGAGGCTTTGGAAg CTTTCAAGCGAGTGTCTCGTTTGGAAGGTATCATCCCAGCTCTTGAAACTTCTCATGCGCTGGCTCACCTGGAAGTACTTTGTCCAACTCTGCCCAACGGCACGAAGGTGGTGGTTTGCTGCAGTGGCAGAGGTGATAAGGATGTCCAAACCGCCATTAAACATCTCCAGCTATAG
- the LOC135635279 gene encoding protein SOB FIVE-LIKE 5-like translates to MLGEGEDVSSECSSGCQSGWTTYLDHSSCEPLVYNKGGFFHGKEEEEEEDLSMVSDASSGPPHFQEEDEHCFYYLHSSTCFGGNGCLCSALVPTAELAVGGGKKRRVEPKQQGKHSSLLDDTASSPPFSSSKTNSFSGDDNRSRGSHMMPPIASVLEFSCGFSATHFKRNHAVEKQMGGYLQSSAPVKPTPSIPVPRKEGGKTICSQEEETKRINV, encoded by the exons ATGCTGGGGGAAGGGGAAGATGTTAGCTCAGAGTGCAGCAGCGGATGTCAATCTGGTTGGACCACCTACCTAGACCACTCCTCCTGTGAGCCTCTTGTCTATAACAAAGGTGGTTTCTTTcatgggaaggaggaggaggaggaggaagacctaTCCATGGTCTCTGATGCATCCTCTGGGCCACCGCACTTTCAAGAAGAGGATGAGCATTGCTTCTACTATCTTCACTCCAGCACTTGCTTTGGAGGCAATGGCTGCCTCTGCTCTGCCTTGGTTCCAACAGCTGAATTGGCCGTGGGTGGTGGCAAAAAGAGGAGAGTCGAACCAAAGCAACAGGGGAAGCATTCCTCTCTTCTGGATGACACCGCAAGCTCCCCTCCCTTCAGCTCTTCCAAG ACTAATAGCTTTAGCGGCGACGACAACAGGAGCCGCGGCAGCCATATGATGCCACCCATTGCAAGCGTTTTGGAGTTCTCTTGTGGCTTCTCCGCTACTCATTTTAAG AGAAATCATGCAGTGGAGAAGCAGATGGGCGGCTATCTTCAATCCTCTGCTCCTGTGAAACCAACCCCTTCAATACCA GTACCAAGGAAAGAAGGCGGGAAGACCATCTGCtcgcaagaagaagaaacaaaaaggatAAATGTCTGA